The bacterium genome contains the following window.
CATTCCGGTCGCCATCCGTGAAGCATCCCACGAAATCAATTTCGGCGAAATACCAAGTGCACCGCTGTACAGTTCGGTTACCAGTTTGCCTTCGAGGTTATAAACTGCAACCTTGGCGGAACCGGCTTCGCGAAGTTGTACTTTAATCGTCGCCATCGAGTTGAACGGATTCGGATACGCTTCGACCAAACCGAATCCCTTGGGAATCGTCACGGTGGAAGCCGTGTTGTTCACTGTGATAATGCGAAGCAAACGACGTTCGCCGGACAGACTCACATCCGACAACCGGTAGTTGTAAACCGCACCTGGAATCAAACCACGGGTATCACGATACATATAGTTTAACGGGGTGCTGCTGCTGCCATTACGTGAAAGACTCGAAACGGTTACCGAAGTAATCGTGCTCTCATCCCCTTCGATCCAACGGTCGATTGCGAAGTAATCGTTTTCGGTTTCCGATTCCGTCCGCCACCGCAGTTCAATCCCACTCTCTGTCGCATTACCGGTAAAGCTGGTCAATTCAACGGGCAACAATCCATCATTTCCTAATGCCCACATTGAGAAGTGGTTCAATCCAGATACGGTAACCGAATAATAAGTACCATTGTCGACTGCTATATAGGTTCCCGGTAAGGTAGTCCAGCTGTTACCGTTATCGACAGAATAGCTGACAATTACGTTTGCTAAATCGAAGCCACCCGGTAACTCAGCAGCGGTGAAGTTAAAGGTTAACTCGGCATCTACAAAGTTTTCTGTGGTCGGAGTGATGGTCCAGAAGCGACTAATTGGATCCGAAATGGGCATAACCGGCGGATACGCGGCAGTATAACTGACCGCTACCGAACTGGGGTTTGTAAATGCGCCGCTTTGTGCCGGAAAAGTGATTCCAACGCTTGGTTGGTCAGCCGTTCCTACGTCGTTCGGTAAGGTTGGTGTCCATGCAGTTTGATTGCTTGGATTAGGATTGGTAGCGAATCCACCGCCGGGATAATGAGAGTTACGCAACTCTTCAATCCAAGTTGTATTGTCGCCACCATTCGGTTGTCCAGCAGTATGCGAAGTAGTGGAGTTGGAATAGCGAACCCAGTTCGATTGAGTGGTCAACATACTGGAAGACGAGCTTCCGGCAATGTATCGAACACCCTGATTGCTGCTTCCACCGGGTCGAACGTTCGAGTTAGTAAACGTCGATCCGCCATCCCATTCGTGAACGGTGAGACCAGAAGAGTTCTTGAGTACAGGATTGTCCGCGTCAGTTCCGTTAGTAAACTCGATCCAAGATGTTGAACTACCTAATATTTGATTCGCAGTTAGATTGGAATTGTTGTGAGGTAGGATGATTA
Protein-coding sequences here:
- a CDS encoding T9SS type A sorting domain-containing protein, producing MKSMRIAFVFGILAIFASVAFAERDAVFYDAIINEWIQGLGSPGSEFVEILATPQFGTTLNMQNWRIEDEAGGTKGQIVFSGAMWQSIPTGTIIVIYRSNAQTPILTAVDTDPTDDFLIILPHNNSNLTANQILGSSTSWIEFTNGTDADNPVLKNSSGLTVHEWDGGSTFTNSNVRPGGSSNQGVRYIAGSSSSSMLTTQSNWVRYSNSTTSHTAGQPNGGDNTTWIEELRNSHYPGGGFATNPNPSNQTAWTPTLPNDVGTADQPSVGITFPAQSGAFTNPSSVAVSYTAAYPPVMPISDPISRFWTITPTTENFVDAELTFNFTAAELPGGFDLANVIVSYSVDNGNSWTTLPGTYIAVDNGTYYSVTVSGLNHFSMWALGNDGLLPVELTSFTGNATESGIELRWRTESETENDYFAIDRWIEGDESTITSVTVSSLSRNGSSSTPLNYMYRDTRGLIPGAVYNYRLSDVSLSGERRLLRIITVNNTASTVTIPKGFGLVEAYPNPFNSMATIKVQLREAGSAKVAVYNLEGKLVTELYSGALGISPKLISWDASRMATGMYIVKLTSNRFSTEKKLVLMR